From the genome of Perca fluviatilis chromosome 1, GENO_Pfluv_1.0, whole genome shotgun sequence, one region includes:
- the LOC120565219 gene encoding mucin-2-like, whose amino-acid sequence MKFGLLVVLAVAVLVPSLSEGRIVSRCELREKLGQAITLPPRLQQFKQQYLARVICEVNSWSHLNTGLVKVFGKRTTTATPTTMVNETTIQLNTAQPIPTDATNSPLVINRRKRAASSEAGSVVSDSATTTTAKPTTPVKTRQTTIQRTTKPKTPVKTRRTTIQRTTKPKTPVKTRRTTIQRTTKPKTPVKTRRTTIQRTTKPKTPVKTRQTTIQRTTKPKTPVKTRRTTIQRTTKPKTPVKTRQTTIQRTTKPKTPVKTRQTTIQRTTKPKTPVKTRQTTIQRTTKPKTPVKTRQTTTQRTTKPKTPVKTRQTNIQRTTKPTTPVKTQRTTHTTTTAPTTTQPIPTGATKSTLGTNGTGAGNNRRKREASSEESDSAEMDSGLEELLNWRNETADEDEAEEDEAEEDGEHEKQPSEETESSLGLYGIFQLSDETFCSSGYRSSKNRCNTTCDSFTDDNITDDIDCFVKTDQWG is encoded by the exons ATGAAGTTTGGGTTGCTGGTGGTATTGGCGGTGGCTGTTCTGGTGCCCAGCCTGTCCGAGGGCCGGATCGTCTCTAGATGCGAACTGAGAGAAAAGCTCGGGCAGGCGATCACGCTGCCCCCACGTCTTCAACAGTTCAAGCAACAATACCTGGCAAGAG TTATCTGTGAGGTGAACAGCTGGTCCCATCTCAACACCGGCCTGGTCAAGGTGTTCGGCAAACGCACAACCACAGCCACGCCAACAACTATGGTCAATGAAACTACTATCCAACTAAATACCGCCCAACCAATCCCAACAGATGCCACAAATTCACCCCTAGTCATAAACAGAAGAAAGCGTGCGGCGAGCAGCGAGGCAGGCAGCGTGGTGTCTGACTCTGCTACTACAACCACAGCCAAGCCAACAACTCCGGTCAAAACACGACAGACTACCATCCAAAGAACTACCAAACCAAAAACTCCAGTCAAAACACGACGGACTACCATCCAAAGAACTACCAAGCCAAAAACTCCGGTCAAAACACGACGGACTACCATCCAAAGAACTACCAAGCCAAAAACTCCGGTCAAAACACGACGGACTACCATCCAAAGAACTACCAAGCCAAAAACTCCGGTCAAAACACGACAGACTACCATCCAAAGAACTACCAAGCCAAAAACTCCGGTCAAAACACGACGGACTACCATCCAAAGAACTACCAAGCCAAAAACTCCGGTCAAAACACGACAGACTACCATCCAAAGAACTACCAAGCCAAAAACTCCGGTCAAAACACGACAGACTACCATCCAAAGAACTACCAAGCCAAAAACTCCGGTCAAAACACGACAGACTACCATCCAAAGAACTACCAAGCCAAAAACTCCGGTCAAAACACGACAGACTACCACCCAAAGAACTACCAAGCCAAAAACTCCGGTCAAAACACGACAGACTAACATCCAAAGAACTACCAAGCCAACAACTCCGGTCAAAACACAACGGACCACCCACACAACTACCACTGCTCCAACGACCACTCAACCAATCCCAACAGGTGCCACAAAGTCAACCCTAGGCACAAACGGAACCGGAGCTGGCAACAACAGAAGAAAGCGCGAGGCAAGCAGCGAGGAGTCTGACTCGGCAGAGATGGACTCGGGGCTGGAGGAACTGCTGAACTGGCGCAACGAGACGGCGGATGAAGACGAGGCTGAGGAAGACGAGGCTGAGGAAGATGGGGAACATGAGAAGCAACCCAGTGAGGAAACCGAGTCGTCTCTCGGCCTTTACGGGATCTTCCAGCTGTCTGACGAGACCTTCTGTAGTTCTGGTTATCGCTCCTCCAAAAACAGGTGCAACACAACCTGCGATT CCTTCACTGATGACAACATTACGGACGACATTGATTGCTTTGTGAAGACTGATCAGTGGGGGTAA